DNA from Halorarum salinum:
ACGGGCCACAACGCGACGCTGCAGACGGCCTCGTACTCCGACGTCAGACAGAAGATCTCCTCGACCGTCTCGGCGGGCAACCCGCCGGCGCTGGCGGAGTCCGGCGGCGCGGGTATCGAGTTCTGGGACGACGGAACCGTGCCCGACCACGGACAGTGGATCGAGGGGAGCGACTACCCGGATCGCTGGAGCACGGCGGCGGAGGCGACGGCCGACTTCCGCGGTAACTGGTGGAGCGCCGGCCCGCTCCGCCACACCCATAGCCACCTGGGCATCCGGCCCAAGATGTTCAGCCAGGCGGGGGTTTCCGACCCCTCGCAGCTGGAAACCTGGAGCGGTTTCTACGAGGCGCTCCAGATGGTCGACCAGGAGTTCTCGAACGCCATCGCCTACGAGGAGACCGGCGTCGGGCCGGACCTCGAATCCTACTGGGGGCAGGCTCGTACGGCGTACACCGACGGGGCCGACCCGTGGATTCGAGGCGAGGGCGCCAACCCCGAGGTCCTCATCGACGGCGACGGTGAGGAGGGCGACCGGACGGACGGGATGATCAAGAACACGGTCACGCTGGCCAACCAGTTCTCCAGCAACGAGTCGGCCAGCCGCGGCGACGAGGAGATCCCGTCGCTGATGCTGACCGACCGCGTCGCGTCCTTCACCTACATGACGGAGAACTTCACCCGCTGGAAGCAGGTGAAGGAAGACGTCACCTTCGGCTGGAACGGCGGCGACGGCGACGTGATGGCGCTCCCCGTCCCCAGGCTCGACGCCGACTACGGCGCGGCAATCGGAATCAGCGAACTCGAGGGCCTCGAAGGCCAACACGGCGGCCACGTGTGGTCGCTCGAGCAGGCGCACTCCGTCTACGACGTCGGCGACCAGGCGAAGATGGACGCGGCCTGGGAACTCAACACCTTCCTGCACCAGGACGACCAGCACGTCCTCACGCAATACGGCGAGACCTACCCCGCTTCCCCGGCTGACCTGCCCATGCAGCAGAAGCTGCTGGAGGAGTATCCCGACATGCCGCAGAACTTCACGAAGGTGCTGGAGGACGTCGAACAGTACGGAAGCCAGTACAACAACACGGGCGGCCCGTGGGACGTCTGGGGGACCGATCAGATCCGCTGGACGGACATCAACGAGACCATGAGCCAGGCCATCGCGGGACAGGTTCAGGTAGAAAACCTGCCCCAGCAGATCCGACAGAAGGTCGACACTACGCTGGAGGAGCGCAACTAGAGCACCTCGATTGGTCGCTTGGACAGCACATCAGAGGCTCAAACGCTACTCCACGGAAGACAGCACGAACATGACTCACGATGATTTTTATACCGGGTTAGTGAATCACCCAACGATGCTCCGAGGTGACTGTTAGCGTGGCACAAGAGGAACGATCCGCCGAGGCGATCCGCGAACGATACGGCGTCGGTGAGGAGACGCTCCTCGACAGGATGCGGGAGAACTACGCGGGATACCTGTTCATCCTGCCGACGTTCGTCATGTTCGTCCTCCTGTTCTACATCCCGATCGTTCAGGGGGTCTTCATCACGTTCACGAACGCGACGCTCGGCGGGACGAGCTACGAGTTCGTCGGACTGGACAACTACGTGTGGATGTTCTCGAACGACCTGTTCGTGTTCGCGCTCGGCTGGACCTTGGTGTTCGTCTTCAGCGTGACGGCCCTGCAGCTGCTGGTCGGCCTCATGGCCGCGCTGTTGCTGAACGAGATCCGGACCGGGCTGAAGGAGACGTTCAGCGCCATCATGATGTCGCCGTACTTCTCGGCCCCGCTGGCCGGCGGTGTCATCTGGTTCTGGTTCCTGGACAGCAACTACGGGCTCGCCGCGATGCTGGCGGCCGACCTCGGCACGACCGCGCCGGGGTTCCTCGCGGAGGGCTTCTGGCCGTACGTCTCGCTCATCGTCGCACAGACGTGGCACGACTACGCGTACGCGGCCATCATCTACCTCGCCGCGTTGGCGTCGGTTCCGCGGGATCAGTACGAGGCCGCCGCCCTCGACGGCGCCGGCCGACTCCGTCGGTTCCGGGACGTGACGCTCCCGCACCTGCTGATCCCGACGGTGATCATCCTCGCGCTCCGGACCGCGTGGAACGTCGCCGAGTTCGCACAGCCCTTCGAACTGACGGCCGGTGGCCCGGGGACTCGGACCATGCTCCTGTCAATCCTGACGTACCGCACCGCGTTCGTCAACCTCTCGTTCTCGCGTGCGTTCGCCATCGGCGTGGTGATGATCCTGCTCGCGATGTTCGCGGGGATCGTCTACATCAACGCGATCCGACAGGAGGAGGAGCTCTACGTCTGACCATGCTGAACGAAAACAAACGGTCGAAAACACTGCTGTGGGCCGGCATCGCCGTCTTCACCCTCTGGGCGCTGATTCCCTACCTGTGGGTCCTCAGAACGTCGGTGTTGACGAACTTCGCCGCCATCGATCCGGCAGCGCCGTACATCCCCACGGCTGACATCTTCACCATCGAACCGTTCATGCAGATCTGGGAACGCGCCGATTTCCCGCTGTTCTTCCGGAACAGCATCATCGTCGCGTTCTCCGCGATGGTGATCTCGGTGCTGTTCTCCATCCCGGGCGCGTACGCGTTCGCCCGGCTGGACTTCCCGGGACGGCAGATCCTGTTCTACACGGCCGTGTTCACCATCATGTTCCCCTGGATCGTCATCACCATCCCGGTGTACGAGATCTTCTTCCGGCTGGGACTGGTGAACACGCTCACGGGCGTCATCATCGCCATCGCGATCTTCACGCTGCCACAGAACATCTGGTTGCTCCAGGGGTTCTTCCGGCAGGGGATCCCGCCGAACATCGAGGAGGCGGCGCTGCTCGACGGCAACACGGAGATCACCGCGTTCCTCCGCATCGTGCTCCCGCTGAGCGCGCCCGCCATCGGCGCCGCGGCCCTGTTCTCGTTCCTCACGGGATGGAACAACTTCCTCTGGGTGTTCATCCTCACGAGCGACGAGAACGTCCGGACGGCGACCGTCGCGATCCACTACATCCTCGGGAGCGACGTGCTCCGCGAGTGGAACGTCCTGATGGCCGCCGTGGTGATCCTGGTCGCGCCGCCGGTCATCTTCTACGGCCTCTCCCAGCGCTACGTCGGCGAGGGGCTGGGCGGAACCGCCGGGGGTGGATGATCGTGACGGGCCTCGATTCCACCCCGGCGCCGTGCTCGTGTCGGCCGGCATCGAACCCCGGTACTGCTCGCGTCGCGACCGTTCCGGAAGTAACGTTAAATAACCGAAACCTGACACCCACGCAACAAGACAACTATGGCACGACTACAGATAGATAACCTCACGAAAGTGTTCGAGGCGGACTCCGGTCCCATCGTCGCGGTCGAAGAGCTGGACCTGGACATCAAGGACGGCGAGTTCGTCGTCGTCGTCGGCCCGTCGGGCTGTGGCAAGTCGACGACGCTGCGGACGGTCGCCGGCCTGGAGACCGCCACGGAGGGCGAGATCCGCATCGGCGACGAGGTCATCAACGACAAGGCGCCGAAGGACCGCGACATCGCCATGGTCTTCCAGAGCTACGCGCTCTACCCCCACAAGACGGTCAGGGGGAACATGGCATACGGCCTCCGGCTCTCGACCGACCTCACGGATGAGGAGATCGACAAACGGGTCGAGGAGGCCGCGGCGATGATGGGCATCGAGGATCTCCTGGAGAAGAAACCCGGCTCGCTGTCCGGCGGCCAGCAGCAGCGGGTCGCCACGGGTCGCGCGATCGTCCGCGAGCCGGCGGTGTTCCTGTTCGACGAGCCGCTGTCGAACCTCGACGCGAAGCTCAGAAAGCACATGCGGACCGAACTGGCCCGCCTCCACACGGAACTGGGCATCACGACGATGTACGTGACCCACGACCAGGAGGAGGCGATGACGATGGCAGACCGCATCGTCGTGCTCAACGACGGGCGACTCCAGCAGGTGGCCACGCCGAAGGAGGTCTACTACGAACCGGTGAACTACTTCGTCGCCGACTTCATCGGCTCGCCCAGCATGAACTTCTTCGAGGTCGAACTGGAGACCGCCGCCGACGGGGGCGGACGGCTGGTGAACGAGAGCTTCACCTACGAGGTGTCCGAGGACATC
Protein-coding regions in this window:
- a CDS encoding ABC transporter ATP-binding protein, whose protein sequence is MARLQIDNLTKVFEADSGPIVAVEELDLDIKDGEFVVVVGPSGCGKSTTLRTVAGLETATEGEIRIGDEVINDKAPKDRDIAMVFQSYALYPHKTVRGNMAYGLRLSTDLTDEEIDKRVEEAAAMMGIEDLLEKKPGSLSGGQQQRVATGRAIVREPAVFLFDEPLSNLDAKLRKHMRTELARLHTELGITTMYVTHDQEEAMTMADRIVVLNDGRLQQVATPKEVYYEPVNYFVADFIGSPSMNFFEVELETAADGGGRLVNESFTYEVSEDIVNNVQDRKSDLMTMGIRPESITPADETTPEGKTVNARVEVVEVVGSDNFIYLDVDGKECRVRTPSTIEPDIDAVFEITFDEENVHLFDIETEQALTHGTEKSRAVRDRDQEAPIEGVGGAE
- a CDS encoding carbohydrate ABC transporter permease: MLNENKRSKTLLWAGIAVFTLWALIPYLWVLRTSVLTNFAAIDPAAPYIPTADIFTIEPFMQIWERADFPLFFRNSIIVAFSAMVISVLFSIPGAYAFARLDFPGRQILFYTAVFTIMFPWIVITIPVYEIFFRLGLVNTLTGVIIAIAIFTLPQNIWLLQGFFRQGIPPNIEEAALLDGNTEITAFLRIVLPLSAPAIGAAALFSFLTGWNNFLWVFILTSDENVRTATVAIHYILGSDVLREWNVLMAAVVILVAPPVIFYGLSQRYVGEGLGGTAGGG
- a CDS encoding ABC transporter substrate-binding protein — protein: MSKGDTNTTEEPVDSSRRNFLKVTSAAGAAGALGALAGCAGGGNGDGNGGGNGGGNGGGNGGGNGGGSEGASFQYLSAEAAENSLTKPHFNESVKRFNEQTGHNATLQTASYSDVRQKISSTVSAGNPPALAESGGAGIEFWDDGTVPDHGQWIEGSDYPDRWSTAAEATADFRGNWWSAGPLRHTHSHLGIRPKMFSQAGVSDPSQLETWSGFYEALQMVDQEFSNAIAYEETGVGPDLESYWGQARTAYTDGADPWIRGEGANPEVLIDGDGEEGDRTDGMIKNTVTLANQFSSNESASRGDEEIPSLMLTDRVASFTYMTENFTRWKQVKEDVTFGWNGGDGDVMALPVPRLDADYGAAIGISELEGLEGQHGGHVWSLEQAHSVYDVGDQAKMDAAWELNTFLHQDDQHVLTQYGETYPASPADLPMQQKLLEEYPDMPQNFTKVLEDVEQYGSQYNNTGGPWDVWGTDQIRWTDINETMSQAIAGQVQVENLPQQIRQKVDTTLEERN
- a CDS encoding carbohydrate ABC transporter permease; its protein translation is MAQEERSAEAIRERYGVGEETLLDRMRENYAGYLFILPTFVMFVLLFYIPIVQGVFITFTNATLGGTSYEFVGLDNYVWMFSNDLFVFALGWTLVFVFSVTALQLLVGLMAALLLNEIRTGLKETFSAIMMSPYFSAPLAGGVIWFWFLDSNYGLAAMLAADLGTTAPGFLAEGFWPYVSLIVAQTWHDYAYAAIIYLAALASVPRDQYEAAALDGAGRLRRFRDVTLPHLLIPTVIILALRTAWNVAEFAQPFELTAGGPGTRTMLLSILTYRTAFVNLSFSRAFAIGVVMILLAMFAGIVYINAIRQEEELYV